In a single window of the Drosophila albomicans strain 15112-1751.03 chromosome 3, ASM965048v2, whole genome shotgun sequence genome:
- the LOC117570186 gene encoding serine protease grass-like: protein MLLRKCSFISNIFVRKKKGTQLSADNIFYIQNSNLEKINKTVFVCCEENEKIDQAIHNLSIEDCGRFAIDKIMGGQEIQLMSRPWLALLYFKTKNGSYAFKCAGTLINKRYVLTAAHCFLDQELLSVRLGEHYISQERDCRGDFCAPPVEDIDIERIFVHEKYSRVTRHNDIALVKLSRDVEVKENITPICLPTNYDLQQEVNNMAKFHVTGWGKNENGPFSDFPKQARLNRIDRLQCQNSYPSREIVSTQICAGGVGYDSCKGDSGGPLSYIKYLNDYQRIVQYGVVSIGKRECGNGSPGVYTNVGSYIRWIAYKIATK, encoded by the exons ATGCTCCTAAGGAAATGTTCATTCATatctaatatatttgtaagaaaaaagaaaggaacTCAACTCTCAGCTGATAATATCTTCTACATCCAGAATTCAAAccttgaaaaaataaataaaacg GTATTTGTGTGCTGtgaagaaaatgaaaagattGACCAGGCAATTCATAATCTGTCAATAGAGGATTGCGGGAGATTTGCAATTGATAAGATAATGGGGGGtcaagaaattcaattaatgtcGAGACCGTGGTTGGctcttctttattttaaaaccaaaaatggAAGTTATGCTTTCAAGTGTGCTGGTACTTTGATAAACAAAC gTTACGTGTTAACAGCTGCTCATTGCTTCTTAGATCAAGAACT ACTATCAGTCCGTTTGGGAGAACATTACATAAGTCAGGAAAGAGATTGCAGGGGAGATTTTTGTGCGCCACCAGTTGAGGATATTGACATTGAACGTATTTTCGTGCATGAAAAATACTCGCGTGTTACTCGTCATAATGATATTGCTCTAGTAAAACTCTCGAGAGACGTGGAAGTCAAAg AAAACATTACGCCTATTTGTTTGCCCACCAACTATGATCTTCAACAAGAAGTCAATAATATGGCAAAATTCCATGTGACTGGCTGGGGTAAAAACGAAAATGGGCCGTTTTCAGATTTTCCGAAGCAAGCCCGTTTAAATCGTATAGATCGCTTACAATGCCAAAACTCTTATCCTAGTCGAGAAATCGTTTCCACACAAATCTGCGCAGGTGGCGTTGGATATGATTCCTGCAAAGGTGACTCTGGAGGTCCATTGTCgtatataaagtatttgaatGATTATCAACGGATTGTTCAGTATGGCGTGGTTAGTATTGGAAAACGTGAATGCGGAAATGGAAGTCCTGGTGTTTACACAAACGTAGGCAGTTATATACGCTGGATAGCCTACAAGATTGCCACCAAATGA
- the LOC117568088 gene encoding ubiquitin carboxyl-terminal hydrolase 38, with protein MAVKQNLTESNDVAATGAAAGQTTGSTTTTATTTSSGSTANGVASTSGKTANNICDEGGGGGGHSASGELSLPHAREGVEHQGSEVVIKIKKLLESLQHTRHKDQRGLLQCYVAVIQQLAHIPISNTPEDLKLFKEEITKVGKILAMHNSKELLMCYLHIVYPIISDAKATPSCAVAIVFELFHKDLILEAVQLLLGRNPQCEQIRKTVNTLCKWLGECSFCQNLKLWILALLQGLRDQEKYLLLDQIAMDNIEMLFIRMLMPALRPQVAPIVFHMLSTINHAPEIFHKILPMIPKVINALKKQVNIVAKTSTDTYIQELVDLFNALMLRFADNDELYAPLKEVLRMYEPSQNSFVLARDMLEQVLPRNARVGLVNLGNTCYMNSVLQALAMTSDFVRQILLIESNSLLLLKMQQQLALMHHSMRFELTPSLVLKATRPPGFTPGLQHDSSEFLGYLLDLLHEHEINAHSAHINTESAQVKALKESSATETPSSDDIVAAGVIPYNSKDFELCSRPVAPAINCHSATPTNVQSKKPPSTIDKTFAGKLSTTYKCLSCAWESRNEDSFRELQLSFPDDKDDCGANNYSVQDLIDYYCSAEKLDGDNQYFCPSCKKLCDAERRIGFTQPPRNLILTLKQFKYDQKYHFRTKLMHKVFHDESVVVKVCGNDSLQETCSVHYDLYAGVVHAGYSMDSGHYFTFAADQSKNWFKFNDSLVTNSQPQEMHNLTSPNTPYILFYQMCGRSSEVSDNGPLVPMVPVPMVPPLKLDELPRTLRDYVKQDNREYTEELKLLHFKRNVKRNNVSDNGTMTRNGYEGDDEDDQSPPPTGGCGGNDLGMNINRFVY; from the exons atgGCTGTCAAGCAGAACCTCACTGAATCTAAtgatgttgcagcaacaggagcagcagctggtcAAACAACgggcagcacaacaacaacagcaacaacaacatcgtctGGAAGCACAGCCAACGGTGTGGCAAGCACCAGTGGCAAGACAGCAAACAACATCTGCGATGaaggtggcggcggcggtggccaCAGTGCCAGTGGCGAATTGTCGTTGCCCCATGCCCGTGAAGGAGTGGAACATCAGGGCTCCGAGGTGGTCATAAAGATCAAGAAGCTGCTGGAGTCACTGCAGCACACTCGACACAAGGATCAACGGGGCCTGTTGCAATGCTATGTGGCTGTGATACAACAACTCGCCCACATCCCCATCAGCAATACACCGGAGGACTTGAAACTGTTTAAGGAGGAGATTACCAAAGTGGGCAAAATTTTGGCCATGCACAACAGCAAGGAATTGCTGATGTGCTATCTGCACATCGTCTATCCGATCATCTCGGATGCCAAAGCGACACCCAGCTGCGCTGTGGCCATTGTCTTTGAGCTATTCCATAAGGATCTCATCCTTGAGGCTGTGCAATTACTGCTCGGTCGTAATCCGCAGTGTGAGCAGATTCGCAAAACGGTGAATACGCTGTGCAAATGGCTCGGCGAGTGCAGCTTTTGTCAGAATCTCAAGCTTTGGATTTTGGCGCTGTTGCAGGGATTGCGCGACCAGGAAAAGTATCTGCTGCTCGATCAGATTGCCATGGACAACATTGAGATGCTGTTCATTCGCATGCTGATGCCAGCATTGAGGCCCCAAGTGGCGCCCATTGTCTTTCATATGCTCTCGACCATTAATCACGCACCCGAGATATTCCACAAG ataTTGCCAATGATACCCAAAGTGATCAATGCGCTGAAGAAGCAGGTCAACATTGTGGCCAAAACATCGACAGATACTTATATCCAAGAGCTGGTGGATCTATTCAACGCTCTAATGCTGCGCTTTGCCGATAACGATGAGCTTTATGCTCCACTCAAGGAAGTGCTGCGCATGTATGAACCATCGCAGAATTCTTTTGTGCTCGCCCGCGACATGCTGGAGCAAGTGCTGCCGAGGAATGCCCGCGTCGGGCTCGTCAACTTGGGCAATACGTGCTACATGAACAGCGTGCTGCAGGCGCTGGCCATGACCAGCGA ttttgtACGCCAAATCCTGCTCATCGAGAGCAACTCGTTGCTACTGCTGAagatgcaacagcagctggcgcTGATGCATCACTCGATGCGTTTCGAGTTAACTCCATCTCTGGTATTGAAGGCCACACGTCCACCGGGCTTTACGCCCGGACTGCAGCACGACAGCTCCGAGTTCCTAGGATATTTGCTGGATTTGCTGCACGAGCATGAGATTAATGCGCACAGTGCACACATCAACACGGAGTCGGCACAGGTTAAAGCTTTGAAGGAGTCATCGGCAACGGAGACGCCGTCGTCGGATGATATTGTCGCTGCTGGTGTGATTCCCTACAATAGCAAGGACTTTGAGCTGTGCAGTCGACCCGTGGCGCCTGCTATTAACTGTCacagtgccacgcccaccaatGTGCAGTCGAAGAAGCCACCGTCAACCATCGATAAGACGTTCGCCGGCAAACTGTCAACAACCTACAAATGCTTGAGCTGCGCATGGGAGAGTCGCAATGAGGACAGCTTCCGAGAGCTGCAGTTATCGTTTCCCGATGACAAGGACGATTGTGGTGCCAACAATTATTCGGTGCAGGATCTAATTGATTACTATTGCTCCGCCGAGAAGTTGGATGGCGACAATCAATACTTTTGTCCCAGCTGCAAGAAACTGTGCGATGCAGAGCGTCGCATTGGCTTCACGCAACCGCCTCGTAATCTAATCCTCACGCTCAAGCAATTCAAGTATGATCAGAAGTATCATTTTCGCACCAAGCTCATGCACAAGGTGTTCCACGACGAGAGC GTTGTGGTCAAAGTGTGCGGCAATGACTCGCTGCAAGAGACCTGCTCAGTGCACTATGATCTGTACGCTGGCGTCGTGCACGCTGGCTACAGCATGGACTCGGGTCACTATTTCACCTTTGCCGCCGATCAGTCAAAGAACTGGTTCAAATTCAACGATAGCTTGGTGACCAATTCGCAGCCACAGGAAATGCACAACCTCACCTCACCCAACACACCGTATATTCTGTTCTATCAGATGTGCGGCAGATCGAGCGAAGTATCGGACAATGGTCCATTGGTACCCATGGTACCGGTGCCCATGGTGCCGCCCCTAAAGCTGGACGAGCTGCCGCGCACGTTGCGTGACTATGTGAAGCAGGATAATCGCGAATACACCGAGGAATTAAAGTTGCTGCACTTTAAGCGCAATGTGAAGCGCAACAATGTGAGCGACAATGGCACCATGACTCGCAATGGCTATGAGGgtgacgatgaggatgatcAATCGCCGCCACCAACTGGAGGCTGCGGTGGCAACGATCTGGGCATGAACATCAATCGATTTGTCTACTGA
- the LOC117568089 gene encoding transmembrane protein 18 has protein sequence MHPGQIEVNEITGYWTFLLSIDWKDPWLIALILLHVLTTSTALLTRNNTNFQVFLFLVLLSIVYFSESINEYAAANWKTFSKQQYFDDNGLFISTVFSIPILLNCMLLIGTWLYNSTQMMATLKTAQLKERARRERNANNSTAGTPTCPDKPLKSD, from the exons ATGCATCCAGGGCAAATCGAAGTCAACGAAATCACCGGCTATTGGACATTTCTGTTGAGC aTCGACTGGAAAGATCCCTGGCTTATAGCATTGATATTGCTACATGTGTTGACAACAAGCACAGCTTTGTTAACCCGCAACAACACAAACTTTCAAGTATTCCTCTTTCTTGTGCTAT TGtccatagtatatttttcggAGAGCATCAACGAGTATGCGGCTGCGAATTGGAAAACATTCTCGAAGCAGCAATACTTTGATGACAACGGTTTGTTTATCTCCACCGTCTTTTCCATACCAATATTACTGAACTGCATGCTGTTGATT GGCACTTGGTTGTACAACTCAACACAGATGATGGCCACGTTGAAGACGGCTCAGCTCAAGGAGCGGGCGCGAAGGGAGCGCAACGCTAATAATAGTACAGCTGGCACGCCCACATGCCCGGATAAGCCTTTAAAATCAGACTAA